The following proteins are encoded in a genomic region of Drosophila bipectinata strain 14024-0381.07 chromosome XL, DbipHiC1v2, whole genome shotgun sequence:
- the ewg gene encoding DNA-binding protein Ewg isoform X3, with product MLDEDIQSLGSEDDDDDLISSDGSLYEGDLGPLPVNDDVAHQLAAAGPVGVAAAAAIASSKKRKRPHCFETNPSVRKRQQNRLLRKLRGIIYEFTGRVGKQAVVLVATPGKPNTSYKVFGAKPLEDVLRNLKNIVMDELDNALAQQAPPPPQDDPSLFELPGLVIDGIPTPVEKMTQAQLRAFIPLMLKYSTGRGKPGWGRESTRPPWWPKELPWANVRMDARSEDDKQKISWTHALRKIVINCYKYHGREDLLPTFADDEDKVNALISQSGDEDEDMELSNPPTIHTVTTMTPPTGNSNQPQQVNVVKINSAGTVITTHTAQSNTPAPTIIQSTNNQHVTTTATLPASTKIEICQAPASQQQQQSQQQQQQHHHHHQQQQSQHHQTTGLPSTVHIQPVSGGQPQTIQLTTASGTATATAVPTTAAALIIVRMRLHAIELLVIFIIICIRTHKQSNKHTIIRTCKYNNRHNLQIYSTLYSVESTHEKHKSLFFV from the exons ATGCTGGACGAGGACATCCAGTCGCTGGGCTCcgaggacgacgacgatgatcTGATCAGCAGCGACGGCAGCCTGTACGAGGGCGATCTTGGGCCCCTGCCCGTCAACGATGATGTGGCCCATCAGCTGGCAGCCGCCGGGCCGGTGGGAGtggccgctgctgccgccatCGCCAGTTCGAAGAAACGGAAGCGTCCGCACTGTTTCGAGACGAATCCCTCGGTGCGGAAGCGGCAACAGAATCGCCTGCTGCGGAAGCTGAGAGGCATTATCTACGAGTTCACCGGGCGGGTGGGCAAGCAggcggtggtgctggtggCCACGCCGGGCAAGCCCAACACCAGTTACAAGGTGTTCGGGGCCAAGCCGCTGGAGGATGTGCTGCGCAATCTGAAGAACATTGTGATGGACGAGCTGGACAATGCCCTGGCCCAGCAGGCGCCACCACCGCCCCAGGACGATCCGTCGCTGTTCGAGCTGCCCGGTCTGGTGATCGATGGCATACCCACGCCCGTGGAGAAGATGACCCAGGCCCAGTTGCGGGCCTTCATTCCGCTGATGCTCAAGTACTCCACCGGACGGGGCAAGCCCGGTTGGGGCAGGGAATCGACCCGGCCGCCATGGTGGCCCAAGGAACTGCCCTGGGCCAATGTCAGGATGGATGCCCGTTCGGAGGACGACAAACAGAAG ATCAGCTGGACCCATGCCCTGAGGAAGATCGTGATCAACTGCTACAAGTACCATGGCCGGGAGGATCTGCTGCcgacgttcgccgatgatgaGGACAAGGTGAACGCACTGATCTCGCAATCGGgtgacgaggacgaggacatGGAGCTCTCCAATCCCCCGACCATACACACGGTCACCACCATGACACCACCCACGGGCAACAGCAAT CAACCGCAACAGGTGAACGTCGTTAAGATCAACAGCGCCGGCACAGTGATCACCACGCACACGGCCCAAAGCAACACGCCAGCGCCGACGATTATTCAGAGTACCAATAACCAGCACGTGACCACGACGGCCACGCTGCCCGCCTCCACAAAGATCGAGATCTGCCAGGCGCCCGCCtcccaacaacagcaacagtcccagcaacagcagcagcagcatcatcatcaccatcagcagcaacagagcCAACACCATCAGACCACCGGACTGCCCAGCACGGTGCACATCCAGCCGGTGAGCGGCGGCCAGCCGCAGACCATCCAGCTGACCACCGCCAGTGGCACGGCCACAGCGACAGCGGTGCCGACAACAGCCGCAGCT CTGATTATTGTGCGAATGCGTTTGCACGCCATCGAGTTATTGGTTATTTTCATCATTATTTGCATCCGAACTCACAAACAATCGAACAAACACACAATTATTCGCACATGTAAATACAACAACCGACACAACCTCCAAATCTACTCTACTCTCTACAGTGTAGAGTCTACACACGAAAAACAcaaatcattattttttgtttaa